In Bacteroidota bacterium, the genomic window GCGCAGTACATCACAGCGCGCCGCCAGCTGACGGATACGAAGATCACAACCCCGATTTCGGGTATCGTCACGGCGCGCTACGTGAACCAGGGGACAATGGTCATGGGAGCTCCGCAAGCGACTCAAATTGCGAATGTCGTCGACATCTCAAAATTGAAAGCGAAGATTTTCGTGGCGGAAAAAGATGTCTTTCGGATTCATACGGGCGATACGGCGGAGGTGACGACCGACGTGTATCCGCAAACGACTTTTTTTGGAACGGTTTTCACGATTGGTTCAAAGGGGGATGAAGGGCATACGTATCCGGTTGAAGTTCTGCTGACAAACTCAAACCGGCAATTACGGGCAGGAATGTTCGTGACGATAACCGTGAGGCCGAACTCGAACGGCGCGGTGACGGTCATTCCCCGCGAGGCGATCGTGGGAAGCATCCAGGACGCAAAAGTCTTTGTCGTGAAGGACAAGATCGCAAAGCTCCGGTCCGTGGTAGCGGGCAGGGAGATCGGTACCAACGTCGAAATCACCAGCGGTCTCGAAGTCGGGGAAACCGTCGTGACCGACGGCCTGAACAATTTAAGCGACAACGCTCAAGTCATCGTTCGCAACGAGTGACGCTAAAGGATCAAAAACATGACGATTACTGAATTATCAATAAAACGACCGACGCTTGTTGTCGTTATTTTTTCCGTGCTCGGAGTCCTCGGCCTCTTCAGCTACTACGAACTTAATTACGAGCTGTTGCCGAAGATGTCCATTCCCGTCGTGACGATTTCCACCGTCTATCCGGGGGCCTCTCCCTACGAGGTAGAGAACAACGTAACGAAAGTCATCGAGGACGCCGTGTCCGGCATCGACAAGATCGACGACGTCCGATCGTCCTCCCTTGAGGGCTTTTCGCTCGTCATCATCGAGTTCAAACAGGACGCGAACATCGATTTTGTCGTACAGGATGCGTCGCGAAAAGTCAACGCTATTGTCGCAAATCTACCGACGGATGCGAAACAACCCACCGTCTCCAAAATTGCCTTCGATGAGATCCCGGTGCTCAGAATGGGGGTCACGAGCGCAATGGATTCGCGGCAATTCTATCAGTTCCTGATCGACCGGGTCCAGCCGCGCATCGCGAAGATTGCCGGTGTCGCTCAGGTTTCTCTTTCGGGAGGAGATGAAAGAGAGATCCATGTCAACCTCGATGCGAACAAAGTACGCGCGTATGCGCTTTCAGTGCCGCAGGTCGTGCAGGCGGTTCGAAGTGCCAACATGGATTTCCCGACGGGGAACTTCAAGGATTCCGACGAACAGTTTGTCGTCCGCGTTGCGGGAAAATTCACTTCCATCGAGGATCTGCGAAAACTGGTCGTCGGCCGTACGCGGCTCGGAGGCGATGTCCATCTGGACGAGATCGCTGAAATCCAGGACGGCCGGAAAGATTACGAGCAGATCAACCGCGTGAACGGCGTGACCTCCGTCGGCATCCAGGTTGTCAAGCAGTCCGATGCGAACGCCGTTTCGGTGAGCCAGCTGGTCCGCGAAGAATTAAAGAAGATCCAGGATGAATACAAGAAGGAAGGAATCACCTTCACGATCGCGGAAGACAGCTCCACGTTCACGCTCGATGCTGCGAATGCGGTCAAGCACGATCTTGCGCTCGCCGTGATTATGGTCGCGATCGTCATGCTCCTCTTTCTTCACAGCATACGAAATTCATTTATCGTTCTTGTGGCGATTCCTGCTTCGTTGATTACCACCTTTGGCTATATGTATGCCATGGGCTTCTCGCTCAATATGATGACGTTGCTGGGAATGTCGCTGGTCATCGGAATTTTGGTGGACGACTCCATCGTTGTTCTCGAGAATATCTATCACCACCTCGAAAAAGGGGAGGAACAGCGCGCTGCCGCTCTCAACGGAAGAAATGAAATAGGGTTTGCCGCCCTTTCCATCACCATGGTGGACGTCGTGGTCTTCCTTCCGCTTTCGCTCGTCAGCGGAATCGTCGGCCAGATCATGAGAGAGTATGCGCTCGTCGTTGTCGGTTCCACCCTGACGAGTCTTTTCGTCTCTTTCACCATCACGCCCACGCTGGCATCTCGGTTTGCAAAGCTCGAAAGGCTCACGGACAGGACGCTGCTCGGAAAATTCGCGCTTGCGTTCGAACGAACCTACCACCGGTTTTCCGAATTTTATCAGAGAATGTTGAAGTGGGCGCTGTCGCATAAGATGAGAGTTGGGTTGGCCACGACGGCATTATTTCTCGTTTCGCTTCTGTTCCCGGCGCTCGGCTTGATCGGAAATGAATTCATGCCTCAATCGGACCGCGGGGAGTTCGGCGTGTCGATCGAATTGGCCCCGGGCGCTTCCATCGAGCAGAACAACCTGACGACGTTG contains:
- a CDS encoding efflux RND transporter periplasmic adaptor subunit, which codes for MSTRNRLLLIGIVVVVILIALIARNKAALNSETGGESIETATSVSVVPVQKEALNEKISAVGTLNAINDVVVLSETQGRILKVDCEVGDYKTAGSVLVEVDSELKEAAFKMAEVTYERAKKDLQRYETLSTEHSVSDAQIEQARWSYQSAEAQYITARRQLTDTKITTPISGIVTARYVNQGTMVMGAPQATQIANVVDISKLKAKIFVAEKDVFRIHTGDTAEVTTDVYPQTTFFGTVFTIGSKGDEGHTYPVEVLLTNSNRQLRAGMFVTITVRPNSNGAVTVIPREAIVGSIQDAKVFVVKDKIAKLRSVVAGREIGTNVEITSGLEVGETVVTDGLNNLSDNAQVIVRNE
- a CDS encoding efflux RND transporter permease subunit, whose translation is MTITELSIKRPTLVVVIFSVLGVLGLFSYYELNYELLPKMSIPVVTISTVYPGASPYEVENNVTKVIEDAVSGIDKIDDVRSSSLEGFSLVIIEFKQDANIDFVVQDASRKVNAIVANLPTDAKQPTVSKIAFDEIPVLRMGVTSAMDSRQFYQFLIDRVQPRIAKIAGVAQVSLSGGDEREIHVNLDANKVRAYALSVPQVVQAVRSANMDFPTGNFKDSDEQFVVRVAGKFTSIEDLRKLVVGRTRLGGDVHLDEIAEIQDGRKDYEQINRVNGVTSVGIQVVKQSDANAVSVSQLVREELKKIQDEYKKEGITFTIAEDSSTFTLDAANAVKHDLALAVIMVAIVMLLFLHSIRNSFIVLVAIPASLITTFGYMYAMGFSLNMMTLLGMSLVIGILVDDSIVVLENIYHHLEKGEEQRAAALNGRNEIGFAALSITMVDVVVFLPLSLVSGIVGQIMREYALVVVGSTLTSLFVSFTITPTLASRFAKLERLTDRTLLGKFALAFERTYHRFSEFYQRMLKWALSHKMRVGLATTALFLVSLLFPALGLIGNEFMPQSDRGEFGVSIELAPGASIEQNNLTTLRIEKIFSQMPEIEKVFTGVGSQATGSLSLSSNNLTQLNVTLVPKELRKKSTSEVGEEIKAKLKEIPGLKVFVNPIGLFGSADQSAIQIAVNGTDFNEITKAALQVEDVLRSTPGTTDVRLSSEAGKPEMRINIDRAKMAQLGLSVADVGTTLRIALTGDDQSKFRDGTNEYDIRIRFDQFDRTRTDDIGNISFVNNRGQQIQLNQFATISQTSGPTKLERRDRIGIIYVNGQTLGRPVGTIMGDFKNRIAGVQLPPGITLAYLGMEKMRAEGFTDLFLAMLTGILFIYLIMVALYDSYVYPFVVLFSIPLAMVGAMVALAATGKALSIFSMLGIIMLMGLVAKNAILLVDRTNQTRLEHGLTVYDALLEAAQSRLRPILMTTLTMIFGMLPIAVSTASGSEWKSGLAWALIGGLTSSLFLTLIVVPVVYMKVDEWKETIPAFFSKPSDILKRFRKGQA